tttttgacACAGTGCTGTTGGTATAGTGGCGTACCACAGTTTCCCATATAATAAACCCCACATAAACCTGTAATGTTTAAGCAATGTGGTAATGATTGAAACTGCTTGTAAATGCAAAACAGTGTAGGAATGGATTCTTTCACTTCCATGTACATATATGTCTAAAGCTCTGACAGCAGCCATACAACTACGTCAAGATGATGTTGTCCcgctgtttctctctctctcgtagtAATTAAATCTTAGCAAAAACTATTTGTTATTGACTGAATCATTTATAAAGAAGTCAAACATGAAGTCAACAGTCGGACCATTTCAGTGTTTGGGAgaaactagttacatgtaacagagTTGcgcaatttaattacaaaataaatgtaatggtAATCACTTACAGTTACTgaataaaatgtgcaattaaattacagttacttatgaaaatgctaacgattacaaagggggtcacatttgaatattttcacacacacacacacacagatttgatTGAGTTCTTTCCCAAACTGAAtcgactgctctaaaatatgatacatcaatgtttcaggagtttaagaataggacacatgctAATTCGATAACTGTTTTATTCCCTATTTGGGTTtgtgtatatgctttatttcttAAGATGAACTGTTTTTCCCCAAGGCattgtttcctgtcatagctatgcaaagatttgatttgatcaaaaacagtatcattgatatgaaaatgtttttaacctCAGAATTATctcaaagtaagtctgattttgtggtggctgtgttttaaaatgaaatttttataATCGCAATTCAATTTATGAAGGATTtcgaaagtctgacagtaatcagtttTGAATACTACTGAAAGATTAACCCTGCATGCTTTGATAAACAGTTGAAGACATTCATTcaaaatttagaaaagtaatcaaatgtaatcagttacattactttaataaagtaacttAATACATTTCCAAACTTCCCAACACCGGACTGTTTAAAGTATTTGCTGTGTTTGACATTTCATGGTGTTCATGAAGTGTTGTTGAAGTTCTTCGCTTTGTTTCATGCCACTTTATGACATTCTGGTCAAAGAAATGTGGAGTTTGACATTACATAATCACATATTTAGCTGATATGAAAAGATCAAAATCTTTGCCATTTTggtacaaaatatataataatcataCAGAAATTTATACTGGCGCATTTATATATATCTCTCATCCTCTCAGTAATCGGTCTGACAATCTCATTTagcatgtatttaaaatatattttgctcaaaatttttaaaatcttttaaacTGACTTATGCAGCAGAATCCTTGTTTACCTTAATGcagaaccatttttttctgtattgatGTGACATAACCTACTCATAGTTTCTGTTTCTGTGTTTGTGCTTTTACAAGCATCTACCTGTCAAGCAGTGAGTAGAGCTACACTAACATCCCCACTGTCATCAAAACATTGATGTTGTAAGACCTGCATGAAAAGCCATTGTCTGAGATAAATGAACAGAATAATTCCTCTGCTATCACACATTCATGCTTTGAGGcctataaaaatgtcaaaagcactTATTTCTTTGTGCACTTTCAATCATGTCATgatgaatacacacacacaaagaggaaattgcatcgttcACCTCTCATTTGCACCGGAGGACTGAGTTTGGTATATAAAAACAGTGAAGAGAGAGCGGAATTTTGCAACAAACAGAGAAAAATCCATTCAAAACTTTTTGATGTATTCTTAGTACAAGGAGGAAAAGCCTCTCTCCATTATCATCTGATATTTTTCAGAATATGtgaaataaacataattataaatgggattatttttaatgatttattacaaAAGGGTGCCATTCATGTAAAATACTACATTTTCTATATTGATTTTTGCACTGTATAATTTGGCTGAATACTTATAGAGAAATCAAACAGAATACCAGTGAAAGAGATACCTCTTGATTATATTCTGAATTACATAATTCTATGAATTACGTATAGGCTTGTATTCTTAATCGAAGGGCTCGTTAAAATATGATACACTATAAATTAAGATTTAATCACTTGACCTATATGAATAATGatgtttgaaatataatttttggagATATTATGCAATACCTTAATGAATTCtaataattattcaattaaataataaatacacaagTAACAACATACTGGCCTTTTGTGCTAATTCTAAAGGTGTTTTTCCCCTCAGGTCTCATTTTAACCTCtcaatttgaaatgaaaatgcaaaaatatgaattactGTAACCACAAATTTTCCATTAACAAAATTAGacttatataaaaatgtataattaagttataaaaatgcatacatcactgacatccaaaataaattaaataaatgtaaattagggttccaaaagggtgttttcgcagtgatgccatagaagaacctcaaataacctttcagtgaacagttcttaaaagaagcattttttcttagtgtaaagaacattttgaaaatctaaagaACCCTTTTCCACCATAAAGAACCCCTTTGTGCAGTGAAAAAGTTCTATGAATGTCAAAGGTTCTTCATAGAATCATaagccaataaagaacctttatttttagagTGATATGATGTCACAAAACTGCAAACAATGGTCCATATAACAATTGGCTTATTTTTGTGATTGTAATTcccttttgtgtgtgtaaatgggTGAGAATGTATCTGCGTGGGTGTATCTCATGGTTTCTCCTCTCAGTCTCCCTCTACTCTGACATCACTGGAGTTTCCCCTGGTCTGTCAGTCTCTGCTTTAAAAAGAATGAAGAAGCACAACGCTGACAGACAAACCAAGCAAAACACTGAAGTGATAAACTGCGCTGAGGAGACTTTACAAGACCATTTAGAAGTGTACTGACACTCTGCAGTTTTTATATTTGGACATAGTTTAACTTGAGCTTTCGGAGGACtaacagacacagtgatgatggaTCTTGAGAGTCAGTTTCTTGAAAAAGAAGCGCTGCTCTTACCACAGGTGATGGTGTCGAGGAGGAAGGCCGGCTCTTCTAAGTCAGGCGTCTGGCGGGTGTGTGGGGTGCTGCTGACTGTGGCCCTGTGCGCCGCCGCTGCGGTCTGCTTCACGCTCAACAAGGTGACTATCCTGACCCATACACATCGAGCATGTCATTCTAAATTTCAGGCACATATCAGTGCATTATTGTGTACTTAATGTTACGTTTTTTTGTTCATTCTAGTCTCAGAACAATCAGGAAGGTGGAAACGGTGAGTTCAGACAGTCAGTTTCATATCCCCTTTTTCCCATTCACATCAGATTATTTGATTTTCTGTTAAACTAAATCATCTTATAcgagttattttgtgtttttccccATCAGAGCTCAGGCTCACGTTAAGAGATCATCTTTCAAAAGAAAATGTCACTTCCAAGGTTGCCATCCATTTAACAGGTAAGCTTGATTCAAAAGTGCTATAAGCGGTAAATGAGctgtaaataaacactaaacaTCACCTCACCTCAGAATGCATTAAAACTTTAAGCAGCTTTGCACTGTCtgtattgtacattttaaatatattgcaaaaGTCCAAATACTTCTAGGGGTGATTGTATGAAGTCTTAAAAAGTTGACTGGACTATAAACTTTAATCACTTGGTTATGAATCCAAAAATGTAGGATAAAGAAATATATGTCAGATTTCACTCCTATAGAAAGAAGTACAGTTTCAAAATGGGTCTGTTTTTGTTAGTCAAAGGCCAAAGTTACTGTATAGCAGTCAAACTCTACTATAATTTGACACAAATTCATCTGTCAATTAGAAATGAATCAATGGCAGACACCAATATGAACAGGTTACATGACATGCTGTCATCCTTGAAAATTATACAAACTATGCAAATTAAGAGACAATATGACCCTGATTACAGAAGATACAGTTTCACTTACAGTGAGGATAAACAtagttttgatgttttgtatggcACCTGCCAAAACtatgaaatattgaaatttatagacattaaaattcattttaagagcatctgtgtttattttgttaacattaatgtattaagtATCAATGTAATGTGTCCGTAATTGAATGgacaactatttttacagcattcATTAATCTAGGTTAGTGTTACTGTATTCATAGCCTATAGGGTACTATTGTTCATTACTGattaatgtttgttcataatctactaactaatgttaatttaGGCAATTTATGGCAACTTAAGCCATTATGGTAGGTAAGCCTACAGTTTTTAAGGTTGTCACTTGATGTCCAATGTAAAATCTACATCCTGCAGCAAAAACCTATTGAGAAGTACCGACTTAGggcatgtttttgttgtattcTCTTCTAGGTGCATATGACCCTGACGTGTGTAAGGATAGCCTAGATTGGAAACAGAACCAGGACCAGGGTTTCGTTTCAGGCGGCTTGGAATTGGTGAACAGAGAGATCATCATTCCTAACGATGGCATTTACTTCGTCTACAGTCAGGTGTCTTTCCACATCAGCTGCAAGAATGACATACCTGAGGACCACAACGTTGTGTATATGAGCCATGCGGTGTGGCGCTACTCCGAGTCCTACGGCAGCTCCAAGCCGCTTTTCAGCGCGATCCGCTCCGCCTGTGTGCACGCGTCTGGCACCGAAGATCTGTTGTACGACACCATTTACCTCGGTGCGGCCTTCAAACTGCGAGCTGGAGACAAACTACACACCAAAACCACCACAAAACTCCTGCCCCGCGTCGAAGAAGGAAACGGAAAAACCTTCTTTGGGGTGTTTGCTTTATGATATGCGCTCTAAAAATCCGGAAAAATAGGACACAATTTACTGTACCTATTTATATGAAGGAACTttccgtttttatttatttattttttacaggtgttttaccagtattttgCACTGCATTGCGTTGTGTTTTATACTTGTACgtaaaattaatggataatgtcctggcagaaaattactatactatattactatagtaCATTTTCCATTATGTTTACAGTGTAGCTGGACATCAAGCAAAAAGTAAGCAAAGAATGGAAACCTGTGGGAAGGAAAGCAGTATGCTGAACTTCCAATGCAATGACACTGGTAAGACTGAAATGACCCCTAGttgatgttttatattaaaacggGTCAAAATCTATAACTCTTATGGATCAGATATCAGTGGGGGAAATCATGGGCATTTTCAGCTTGCATCCACGAATGCTGAATTAAAGCAATCCAAgttattttttatactttaaaaaaaaaaattttttatacattatataacatGTAATTCTAATGTGTATTTATGCCtatttatttaactatttatttaactatttattaaaagaatgaaaaacaaCTGCACTGCTACTGTAATGAAATTCAAACATGTAATAAATATGTCTATGTAATTCTGAtgtgtaatttgcattttcTCTGCAATTTCCAACTTTCCCTTTAATCAGCTTTGTTTTTGGTTCTGAGGGTATAAACATTGGCTGTGCAGAGGTTACTGCAGGGGAAACATTGGTTGTGATGAAATATCTCTGCAAAAACTATAGTCCCCTCAGCCATTAaggtatttgtatttaaaattagAAAGCAGGGTATTAGGGAAATTGCATTTCAGTCATGCATTTGCAAAACCCCTCCATGTGCACGTTTCCGCTGACACTGTTTCCTCGTCAGAGAAAATTGTGTGGTTTCGGTGAGGGGAAACTCCCTTACGTGCACCACCATGTCAGGCTCCAGGGACCACTCATGTAGAGTGGGCATTTTTGTGGTTATACCTCAGGCCTATCTGTTACTCTGATTAATCAACAATGGTTGAGGAGCAATAAAATCAGTGGGTTTTGTGACATAATACAGTGGAAAAACTCGTGTTTGAGGCATTGAGGGATAATGTGTATAGGCTACAATATGGGTGTGATTTTTTAGTTTACTTACAGCTATAATATTATCATATTCGTCTAATGCTATGTTTTTATAGGTGTGTGCTTGAAAAAatctactttttatttaaaagtttgaattGTCTACTCTGTATTTTCCATAAATCTGAGCTCAGGGCAAGACGCTTTGTGCAAATTATGAGAGTAAATTCTGTTGAACTGTAAACAATTAGCAACTGCCATTGAACTAGTTTAAAGGCTGAATTCAATAAGAATTTTCAAAAACAGGATTCAATAGAACGCTGCAGATGATGCGTTTTTGCAGGCCAAAacagcattttagcacttctggttgaaatcaatgttttttttattttttatgagtttttgttgaaatgcctgaaataatgtctgtggtGAACACAAGCTCAAGCTATTTTCATACTTAATTCAAACACATAAACTACATCAGTAAAACCCCTTTATGACTTTTTATAGCTTTTACTCGTCTTGAAACAGGCAATTGCTAACAAGTCGTTAAATGGCACTGCAGAGGTTGTTGGGGACGTTAAACATCATCACACCGAACAGGTAAATGCCACCGTGGTGTAGTTCGTTTACAGCCTGTGTTTATCTTTTTACATGATTGTATTTAGGTATAAACTTTAGTTGGTAACAGTTCTTTTTTTCctaataatccaaaagccaatggaaaaatcctTCTGGGTTTTtgtaataacaaataataacaaaatgacGTCATCCCTTTAGCAGTTCTCCTCATCCATCCAAAATCAAAAGGAAACTTAAAAAGTGTGCAAGTATTAGCCAATTACTTTCAGCAGACACCCCCTGCAGCAATATTTCAGACATGTAAAgtattactgtagtaacacATGGAAGTGAATAATTTACGTAACATAAATGTATGTTGCattgaacaaaaatgttttataattggAACATTGATGGAAGTGCTTTCCCTCATTTTGACAGTCAACAAATTATGCTTTTACCTGCTTTAGAAACATTCCATTAAACACTGCTAATAAGgattagaagtaaaaaaaaaaaaaaaaaaggagaaaatggTGTTTAAAAGCATGTGTGAGAGTGAGgatttgggagaaaaaaatgaGATTCTTAGAACATTGTAGTGAATTATTCATGGGATATCGTTCATTAAAAAGTGTAGTCTGTTGTCTTCTTGTCTGTATATtgtcacaaacaaacaaacaaaaaagcccGCCCATCACAGATTTTCTTGTGATACCAATGTCACAAATAAAACACCCAGCGTTAAATTATTTTCCTGAGGAATTAAAATAGAGCTTGACAGAAAATGTACAGCTCGTTCATTCAAACTGATGTTCACTGATTATTTGTAGTGCAACATTATTTCTTGGAATTATTTGTTTCAGTTCTTCTGAAGTGGCAGTTACCAAAACTAGAAGTGCCACccatgttttaaaatgcataagaCTTGTTTGGAAAACAGAAAAAGCATCAAAAAATTTTCTAAATATAGAAATGGGATTAACTCTGGAAGTCCCCTTTGACCGTGACATCCACTGAAATACCATCAGATGCCACATCATATTCTTTTATTATGTCAGTTTTGTCATATTCACACGGTCAGTGCTGAAGGTGACTGACGTGCTTCAAAATCACGAACTGGCAAGTCTTACACTGGACCTGAGGGTAATAAAGCAATTCAAATTATAAAGTAGTTTCTGTGAGTGCTACGTGACTCATCAAACACAAAAACCACTAAAGAGATgaagaattataaaaaatgtagcAAAAACTACATTTATTTCACCATAGACACCAGTCCAATAGCGTACAGAATCTATCAtagtacaaatacaaatatattttcaataccACATACGAATACCTTTGACTTTATATACTTCATACTTTGTGCAAGAGAATACATTTATCATGTACATTTAGCATTTACACAATTAACATTTGTGCATATCATTGTCTGCATGAACATCACTATCATGATTATTATTGAACCACCATTTGACGAGAaatgatgaataaaatattacagtagGCCGATAATAAACACCATGGTGGGGTTTGTACTTATGTTCACGACATCCTCCCCAGGATTCCTGGAAAGTCATCTTGTATCGGCTTTGTGTAAATCACCAGAGCAGCATTTAGCCAATCACAAGTGCTTATGACACAC
This portion of the Onychostoma macrolepis isolate SWU-2019 chromosome 19, ASM1243209v1, whole genome shotgun sequence genome encodes:
- the tnfa gene encoding tumor necrosis factor a (TNF superfamily, member 2), with the protein product MMDLESQFLEKEALLLPQVMVSRRKAGSSKSGVWRVCGVLLTVALCAAAAVCFTLNKSQNNQEGGNELRLTLRDHLSKENVTSKVAIHLTGAYDPDVCKDSLDWKQNQDQGFVSGGLELVNREIIIPNDGIYFVYSQVSFHISCKNDIPEDHNVVYMSHAVWRYSESYGSSKPLFSAIRSACVHASGTEDLLYDTIYLGAAFKLRAGDKLHTKTTTKLLPRVEEGNGKTFFGVFAL